CATTAAAAACTGAACCTTCTCCTAagagttttgaaaaaaattgaagttAAAGGTTCGGTTTTTACTCGAAATATCGTATCATCCGAAACATATATCtttccaagttcggctcatattaaaaaaatcatattagCCGAACATGTTTCTGATTTTACAAAAAACTCTTAAGttcatacacatttaggggtCCGACTTTTTATTACGtatgttttctattgtgcagcGTTTCTTAGGATTAATCAACCAAAAGAAGTGGAAATGACTataaaagtgttaagaaagtgaagtctactaatggagaataccaaggtccaaATTCAATTCGTTAAAATCAagtagattttatcttcatcttcaacagaatgaaaatacgaagacaacgcaaaaagaatgaggtcattccgacatcggacgaagaaattatgaCCAAAACAAGATTGAAAGACTTGGGTCTACAGAgggaggttcggctgataactcatcaaCACGACCCAGCCTAACCTAAAGcctaaaaatcaatatttttgaaGTGTTTACAGAGATATGTTCATCTTAAAAGTGATCTAATCGGGTTAGCCGAACCTGtcaaccacctggggtaaatttcacttctatTAGGTTCGACAGGGAAAGGTTGGGAAGATATTAGCCGAACCCGACACTGTATTAACCACCTGGGAGTTCGGCTATCATTTTGGAAATGAATtgtcagccgaactgttcataagcACTTTCAGATCGAAGAACAATGAACAATTCGGCTCATAATTCATCTCGCTATTCAGTCGAACTTCGTTCTGTAACCACAAAAAGCTTcagtttttttttgaattagTCATATTatatatcaatcaaaaacaataaaagaagagATAGTTTATAGAAAATACATTCTAATCATCATTTTAGGAGTTGGTTCTTTATTTCGTTGAATTTTGCGTCCGATCCTTCAACTTCTTCGTGTCCTTCATTAGAAGAAGATTTAAAATGACTACCTACTGCAGGTTTCTTTGTGCGAGTTAGTTTTGTGGTTGTGTTtgatcgacgatcaaattttcaccaatcgacgatcaaattttcatGATCAAATTTTTTATCGATGGTTTCGCGAGAGGGGATCGgatagagaagaagagaagatgttTAAGTTAAAAACTGATTTTGATGTTTCGTTTTTAAATTAAAGATAATGGAAATTTAACAATATAAAATGTTTAAGGGTACATAGGTCATTGCATACCCATTAAACACACCCTAGTTAGAAAAATAAATTTGTATGCCTCAAATATTTTATGTATGCCCCTAAAACATGGTTCTTCCTATTGAGATGTATCAAAGAGGCGGAACTAAGACCTTACTTGCCCAAGCCCATAAGTTAGGTCATCAAAAAGAACTCTTCACTTCTGATTGCGAGCCCAAATGGAGATGTGCGTTTTGCATGAACTTTTCATCACGTGGCAAGTATATGATTGTCCACGTATGAAGATGTGTACGTGTCATTATGTTAGATGTACCGCTATAAGCATACTTCTTAGTTTCAATTTGCCAGAAATCGGACGTCTCAAAGTGTtttctagtgtttttagagatgaGCAGTAAGAGCAAGAAAGAAGCAAAAGGAGAGGCGGAGCAGCAGTCTCAACCACCACATATGACGGCAATGAAACCAGTTACTGAAGGTGCTTATGGTGGTGGAATGTACGGAACAGAGGAGAACAATAAAGAAGAGATTACTTGTAATAGGGCACCAGCAAGTGATACTCAAAGTGCTGACGGTCCAGTTGGTCACACCATTGAACCTAAACACAAACCTCCTCCTTCCTCTGGAGATCGTGATATTGATATCACTGGTCAATCTTATATTCAGTAACTCTGTATCTTTTTAGCTTTCTTTTTATTTCACTCGTTTTTGTTAGAAACCATCCTTcccattttctttttttcctattGTAAAATGTGTGTGAACTTTGAAAGCTTAACTGTATGTGTTGTAATAAAATCAGTTCTTTGATAGAGGCCGGAGGCTGTGTAAAAGTAAAACTATCCCCGTGATTTTTAACTAGCTGTAATTCTAACTAGCTGTTCGTGGCACTGCATGTGTAAGAAAATTTAGCAACAGCTGACTTACTTTCTTTACAACAATCAGGATATTTATCCGTGTAAAAACCAGGTGAGGTTTACTTACGTCTTGGGGCTAAGTCCACAAATCTCTTTAGCACTTGGGGTATCCCAATTAACAGTCCGTTTCCTCATGTCGTCAAAATCTTTGACACATTTTCCAAACTTTAACTTCTTAACTCGTCTCCTAAACTCCGCGAGCTTCTCTCCGGCAACTCGGTCAAAAATTTTCTCCCAGCCGGATTCCCACTCACCATGAGCATCACAGAGCTGAATCGTTCCATTCCTCCAGTTAGTCCAACTCCAATCCTTTTGAAGAATCCCAAAAATGTCAGCCACGCATGGTCCAGCACAAACAGGTGTACATGGTCTACATTTTGCCCCGCTGAGTGGACCTGGGCTCGACATTGATGCAACAGGGACACCAAACTGAGTTGGTGGAAAGTCGTATTTGCGATCACTTACTATGCAGAAAGGAAGACGATTTTCCAAGAACTTTACACCTTGCGTAGTGAGTTGAGCTTTGAAGGAAGTCTCTGAGTTTAGTTGACGAAACCGTGCTGCGTCTAGTTGTGGTATCAGAGAGAGCCGAGACAGTGCGATTTGTGAAGTGTTGAGATTACCAATTCCGAGCCTGTCATTGAGTCCGCCATAACTTGAACCCGGTGGGACTAGGTAACGAGTTGGTAAGAAGTTATCTGGATCCAGTGGAGCGTTCCAGTAGCCATCTACTCGGGTTCGGACTATCCAGTCATAGGTAAAGTTGTTCTGAATTTGGTACGCCTTGATCAGTGTTAGGCAACCTTCCACAAGGTTGAAGTATTGAAGCAAACCCTGCGAACACATAAACGATGACACCTAATCAAGTTACCACAAAAAGTACAAACAAGCAAGTAGGTACTGAATTAACTTGCAATCAATGAATCAAATGAAGAATCATGCATTTGATAGTGAATAATAGTCCGGACATGAGTTCTTGAAAATGAAGGATTAGGTCACCAATCTATTCAATATTGGCTTCTCATTTAAGTAAAAGGTATCCAAAAGTTTTCAGGTCACGTTGTAAAATTTTTGGGCCAATGCTTGCTTtctagagctgtcaatttataacccggtTTGCGGattgaccctaacccggcttgtttcaacccggcccggcttggcttgttgtctaaacgggtcggattagggttggcatatacaaccctactagaaaacaagtcgggctagggccaatccgcgggttacccgtcaacccgtcaaaattaataaatatatcgctcaatcccaccaactctttaaaattcatgatttgcaaacatatattagaattagttaattttaaatcaataaataaagctaattttggatctacccaaacaaatataacaatttttagattttaaataattaatcaataaattaaattacaacttagattcatcaatcacatatttattcagGATGTCCTGAATTGATAAAAagactagcataatttaaacagtgagttagtcttactcacattaatttaaacttataaaatgataaaaaaaaaaagtaaaatgcttagttgattttaggattctctgcctaagaaaactaaagtGTCGTAACCGGGTATATGgttgattaagtggcaataaaaacgtccactttacaactcggtggtggggcttctagttaaacaccaaattgacctaggttcgacctttactaaatgaataatcctaaacaatcctaaattttaaatttaatttttaaattgataacattaacaagccaacccgtcagggttgatccgtctagggctagggttggggttttgagcttgttcgtgaatagtactagggctagggttgaccctaaccctaatacgggttggcaagctagagacgggttgaccctagcttggcccgtttgacagctctattGCTTTCTATAACTACCTAATTTTCTCTTTTGAAGCCTTTTCTTTTGTTTGCCTAAAAGTTTCTTCCCCTTGAACATATCAACAACATAGCTAAAGCTACTATAGGATTACAAGTCATATTCCTTCGATGAGAAAATCGTGGTCCAAAATGCCGACCGAGATTAATCCTAGGACACAAGAAACACACCATGTCGTAAATAGTTCCCTAGAAAAAACGTCAAGAGTATTGATAGTGACTGCGGCCTGCACCATTAGCTTCAAACAAAAGTTTAGAAATGACAAGATGATTGTGTCGATATTTGTTTGTTGCACCAACTTAAACTTCAAATTAGGTGACTAACAGTAACATATCAGTAGCTCAAAACTTTTACTTCCATATTATTTCCTTAACTTGTTTTCTAAGTAAGGTTTCTGATTTTACTTGAAACAAAAGCCAGCTTAACAACAACCTAATTATATCAATGAACCCTGAACCAAAAAGAAATTTGAACTACCGCGAAGAGATCATATTCCAGAAGATAAATTTTCCTaggatgtcaaaaaaaaaaactagcaatTAAATCACAGTTATATCACAATGAAATCAAAGTTACCCAAAAAAAACTTACCCAAAAGAAACTTACCTAGTTCAATATCAAAGTTACCCCGTTTATAGAACTAACAGTAACTCATCAAAATGACTACCCCTAAAATGTTAAATTAATTACGAAAATGCCCGAAGATTCCCATGCATTCCATACAGTTTCTAACTAACTGATTGTGCTTCCGATTCCCATGCCCTCCCCATGATTTCGTACATTTCAGGATAGAGAAACTAGAGCGTTACGAACCTGTATGCCGTTAGGAGAATTGCGTGAAGTGAGGACGCGAAGTTGTGACTCAGTCTCGTTTAACTTAGTCGGTTTAAAAATTCGAATCGAAGCGATTCTTGGGGTAATGTCTTTCAGAATCGAAAACTTGAACGAGTCTTTATCTACTGGAGAATTTAAGAAAAGATCTGCGTTAGGGTAAACTTTCAATATATTCTCTACTATTGATGGCCCAGTGAGTTCGAACCTTCTTGCTCCACCTGCTAAACAAACAGCAATTCTCGACCGTAATAActctttccttttctcttcttttcgCCACCGAGTCAAATCCGATTCATCATACCCCGATTTACTTGTTTCCGAAGAATTTATGGACGGAAGAGGAGGTAATGcataagatgatgatgatgatgatgatgatgatgatgaagagaggTTAGAAAGAAAGTTTCTGAGAGGGGTGAAAGTTGAAAAAATGTTGTTGGTGATGGGATTTGTAGTGGAGGAAAGAGATAAAAAGATTAAGAATGAAAAAGAAGGTAAGATTAATAGAAGAAGACGGAAATCTAAATATGGAGCTGATCTTGTTAACTGCATTGTTTTGTTGTTGAATTCCTTTAATGACTTCATCGTCATCAtcgtcttgttttttttttctatttgaaaTCAGCTAGgttttcttcgtcttcatccaTGAAGAATGAAAACCAAACGAGAACGAAAACGTAAACAAACTTTTTCTGCCTTAGCGATAGCCAGCGGTAAATTTCATGATTGTAATTTGTTTGGGTTGGGTTAGGAATGatgttggttttagggtttgaaaacagGGGGAAAGAAATATTTGTGTGAAGAAATTAAGATAAtggaggaaaaaagaaaagaggttAGGATTTTCTACCTGTTTTCTTGGATGAATTCAGCGGACGAGgagtttgttttcttttatggTGAAAATCTTGGAAAAATTTCATATTTTAATGACTAGGTAGTAACTGGAAGAAACGTTCTAGATTAACCTCTTTTGTTTGTGGGGGTAATTTGCCCCTGGCAAGATTGcaaatttgcgttacctcccctacaaatattacattagcaaaacctCCTTTCGTTACATATTCCGTTAAAGACCAGTTAGGTGAGTCACCATATTTGTATAAGTGGACATCAGCTTTGTACATGTAGATCAAAGTATACGCGTGGAACTTCCCAACCAAAAATGCCTTCATCTTCTGTTAGAAAGTCACCGTCATCTTCTTCGCTACCTACTCCGCCAGAGGATGAGAACATCAAATATGGTCGGTGCTACGAAGTGTATTGCTTTTTCAAAACTCCAAATGGGTTTGCAATATAGGATCTCTGCGGTACGAATTTATACTCAGATTCAAAAATGGTTGAAAACTGAAGAAGAAAATTGAGATTTTCTCAAAAGCAACCCTAGCTTTTGTGGGAGTTCTTTCACAAATTTTTCTctctagaacaacaaaatatgATTGATTaatatcaaaatttgaaaagtagaaaaaaaaagCTTAACCTTTTAATTTATTTTGCAGGTGACATGTTCAATTTGATCTTTCTTCAAGAACAGTAGGCACGAGTTGCACTATATTTAATCAAGGATCTCAATTTTCTTAATTGCAACTTCCAAAACTCCGCTCATCCGGTTCTTCACCAATTAAGGATCTCATTCACTTTATTCTCCGTATGAAGTAacattgttttgattttgaagttGCGTCGTACGACCTTAAATCAACACAAATTCAACCACCATCcaattctccatatgttgcagCTAAACCCCAACTTGATTCATACCACCAGGTCAAGAATCTCTCTTTAGTTGTTTTGAATCGgtggcaacaacaacaattttcaattcctttgcggttCCAGTTCATCCATTAATTGTAAATTGACAAACCCAACTTGTGATTCTCCACAAAAACCTTTAATCATCTGATACCCCTCTCAAATCAAAGATGAAAAGGTCTTCTCTTAGCTACAATTCCCGTCAATGGCAGAAGATATGAATTCttatcagtttttggatctgatttctctttctcaatttcaacaattgtatcaaaagaagcaACAACACCAATTGGTTTACCCTCTCTTTTCGGCATCAAACCCTTATCAAACtcctgattgaagaagaagacggAGATTAAGAAGATGAAGGTATTTACGGTAGTGAGTTTCACGTGTATATTTTGGTCCACGTGGACAAAACTGGGGACTCGGCTAACTGGCTTTGGATGGAAATGTAATGAAATGAGGTTTTGCTAATGTAAtctctgtaggggaggtaacgcaaattagcGATCTTACCAGGAGAGGTAAAGCAAATTACccctttgtttgtttattttcctttctctttcttctttcccttctcttctcttctaaaaaaaaatccaaaagtcTTTTCATcgttcttgctcagatttggtctttttttgaccagatctgagcaaggattattgtttttattttgttttagtatATTTTATGATTGAATAAGATGTTGTTTTTTGACTTGTGGTGTCTTTTGACACATTTCTTCACAGTTTTGGTGATTCTATCATCGCTTTTTGGGCGATTTTTTTTTCGCTTTGAAATCGATTATTTCTTCACTTTGATGGTGATTTGTTCAATCTTTGTTGGTTGGTTCATGACATGTTATTCTAGATCCGAGAACATCGACGATTCAACACGGCATCTctttgagttcatcttcaacaaaagggatttagggcatccgggttTTTCGTTTATATATACAAGACTAAGGGCTAAGCACTCCTTTCTTTTTGGAGCATCTCTTGTTATAGAAGACAAACAATCAAAATGGTCGGAATtgattccggattataccatctTTTCTCTCTACTTTTCATATAAAAATTGGGTACCTTTGCGTTAtcttgctctttctcttcgcaaattacatgtaattggtatctttatttgtatttgggttttaatcatcttgtattttgatgttatttttcttgtaaacaatcatgtaaTCACCTTTTTGGATTAAATGAAATGTGTTCTGATTGTtcacaaaagaaggaaaaaaaaaagttctaaatttttgttttgtttaggtGACggctaatttatttttttgatagcaAAAATGGCTAATTTTATCGACATGGACCCTTGGAGTTTACAACTGTACAAATAAGACGACTAATTCGGTCAAATTGAATAGATGGTG
This DNA window, taken from Papaver somniferum cultivar HN1 chromosome 3, ASM357369v1, whole genome shotgun sequence, encodes the following:
- the LOC113356983 gene encoding uncharacterized protein LOC113356983, which gives rise to MMTMKSLKEFNNKTMQLTRSAPYLDFRLLLLILPSFSFLIFLSLSSTTNPITNNIFSTFTPLRNFLSNLSSSSSSSSSSSSYALPPLPSINSSETSKSGYDESDLTRWRKEEKRKELLRSRIAVCLAGGARRFELTGPSIVENILKVYPNADLFLNSPVDKDSFKFSILKDITPRIASIRIFKPTKLNETESQLRVLTSRNSPNGIQGLLQYFNLVEGCLTLIKAYQIQNNFTYDWIVRTRVDGYWNAPLDPDNFLPTRYLVPPGSSYGGLNDRLGIGNLNTSQIALSRLSLIPQLDAARFRQLNSETSFKAQLTTQGVKFLENRLPFCIVSDRKYDFPPTQFGVPVASMSSPGPLSGAKCRPCTPVCAGPCVADIFGILQKDWSWTNWRNGTIQLCDAHGEWESGWEKIFDRVAGEKLAEFRRRVKKLKFGKCVKDFDDMRKRTVNWDTPSAKEICGLSPKT